TTATTCTTGATTTGTATTTTTATTTATTTTGATAATTTAATAGCATCCCATGCTGCATTGTAAGCTTCATTTATATCTGAAGTCTGAATTGTATAAATACCTTGTTGTTGCATTATTAATAATGTTGATATTGGATTGATGGCATATGCGAAGAGCAAATAATTTGAAATTGGTTTTATAATTCCTTCCTCTTTTCCACGTTGCCAAAGGTCGAGTAGGGGTTGCAAATGTGTTATTCCCTCTTTTCTGATTTTTTTATCAATAATAGGATTAAAATCACAATGCATTAAAAACATCGCTTCTTTACATTGATCTAATTTAAAAAACGAAATTCTTCTCCAAATAAGTTCAAAACCTCCTTCAACAGTCATTTCTTCTTCATAAGTTTCAAAAATATATCTTGTGAATATCTCTTTAACTTCTATAAAAACTTTGTTAATTAAATCTTGTTTGTTTTCAAAATAGAGATAGATTGTAGCAGGAGAAACACCCGCCATTTTTGCGATTTTTGACATAGGTGAATTATGAAAACCATCTTCATTTACTAATTGAATAGTTGCATCAACCAATGCTTGTCGCTTTATAATACTCTTTGCTAATTTCAATACTATCTATTTAGAGTGCAAATGTAATATAAAAAAGAATGAACATTCATTTTTATACGTTAAAATAATCTAAACAAAACGAAAGAGGAGTAAAGATTATGAATACAGAATTAAAAAGACACCTAACAAAATACCAACAAGAGGAACTAGTTTTTTACGTTTGTTTTGTTCTTTAAAAATTAAACCACCAACAACAACAGCAATTAATATCTGACTTCTTTTAATAGCAGACAATAACATGATTAACGCATCAGGATCTTGTAATGCTTTAAAATAAAAATAATCTGCAGTTTGTAATAATATTCCAACAACAGGAATAGACCATCTAAATTTAAAAGCTTTCCTTTTTACTGAATAAGGAAACCAGGTAATCGATAAGATTATTAATAAGATAAGAACAGTATAAAAACAAAACCAAAATTGTAGTGTTTGTGGATTTAAAATTAAACTCTGAATTAAAAATTTATCATACAAACCACTAGAAGCACCTAAAAAAGTAGCTCCTATAATAGCAAATATCCATTTATTTTTTTTGAAAATAATTCCTTCTTTTTTTCCAATTCTAGAATATAATAATACTGATAAAATGATCAAAAAGAAACCAATCCATTGATAAAAATTAGGTTTCTCATGATAGATAAAAATAGCACCTATAAAGGTGAAAAAAGGTCCTGCAGAACGAATTGGAGTTACAATTGTTATAGGTAAATGTTTTAATGCTTGATAAGCTAAAACCCAAGAAGAAGCCATTATCATAGATTTTATAATTATAAAACCATGAGTTCCCCAAGAAATATCTGTAACATAAAAACCTATTTTCTGCATATATTCTGGATAAAAAACAGATCCTAAGTAGAAGGGTAATAAGAGTAAAAAACCGGCAGAAATAGTTCCGAATAAAACAGGAAAAACTTCATTGCCTTGTACAGCATGTTTTTTACATAAATTGTGTAATCCTAAAAATAAAGCCGCTAAAAGTCCTAAGTACATCCACATAATGCGCGCGAAGATAATAGAATGGAAAAAACTAAATAGTAAAAGGTTGGAAAAATGTAAAACTTAGTTTTTTAAACTATAATTCTTCCTTTTTCATCAGCTATAATCTTTCTAAATTATAGATCAATAAAATATATTTTAATAGAAAATAATAAAATACTTTGTATCAAAAAATGCATTAAAAGAAAACATTAATCACTGGTAATAAACCACTTAATTATAACATGTATCAAAGCAAAATGAACGATTTTAAAAATTTACATCGATATAGTTATCTGTTAAGTTGATATGATATCTATCATATAATAAAATAGAGTTCTGTCCTAAATTTGTTGAAAAATAAACATTAAGATATGAACATTTCACACATAGAACATTTAGGTATTGCAGTTGAGAATTTAGACGAATCAATTAAATATTATGAAGAAGTTTTAGGTTTAAAATGCTACTCTGTAGAAGAAGTTGCAGATCAAAAAGTAAAAACAGCTTTTTTTATGGTAGGTGGTACTAAAATTGAATTATTAGAAAGTACATCTCCAGATGGACCAATAGGTAAATTTATTGAGAAAAAAGGACAAGGTATTCATCATATTGCATTTGCTGTTGACAATGCTACTGAAGCATTAAAGACTGCAGAAGAAAGAGGTGTTAGACTTGTTGATAAAGTTTCTAGAAAAGGAGCAGAAGGATTAGACATTGGTTTTTTACACCCAAAATCAACTTTAGGAGTTCTTACAGAGCTTTGTTCTAAAGAAAAATAATTTTTTTATAGTTAAAAAATATTGACCAGTAAAAACACTTTAGTTTATGGCAAACCAAGATAAAATTAATGAGCTTATTGAAAAAAGAGCTCAAGCTAAGTTAGGTGGTGGAGAAAAACGTATTGATTCGCAACATGCAAAAGGTAAGTTAACAGCAAGAGAACGTATTGATATTCTTTTAGATGAAGATAGTTTTGAAGAGTTTGACATGTTTGTTACTCACAGAACAAAATCTTTCGGCTTAGACAAACAAATTTATCTTTCTGATGGTGTTGTAACTGGTCACGGAACAATTGATGGTAGAATAGTGTATCTTTTTGCTCAAGATTTTACCGTTTTTGGAGGTTCGTTATCTGAAACTTATGCATTAAAAATTTGTAAAGTAATGGATATGGCCATGAAGATTGGTGTTCCATTAATTGGACTAAATGATTCTGGTGGAGCTCGTATTCAAGAAGGTGTAAGATCATTAGCTGGTTATGCTGAGATTTTTCAACGAAATATTATGGCTTCAGGGGTTATTCCTCAAATTTCTTCAATATTAGGACCTTGTGCAGGTGGAGCAGTTTATTCTCCGGCTTTAACAGATTTTACTATTATGACAGAAAACACAAGTTATATGTTTGTTACTGGGCCAAAAGTAGTAAAAACAGTAACTGGTGAAGTAGTAACAGCAGAACAACTTGGAGGAGCTAAAATTCATTCAACTAGATCAGGTGTTTCTCATTTCTTAGCAAAAGATGACGAAGAAAATCTATTATTAGTTCGTAAGTTATTAAGTTACTTGCCTTCTAATAACTTAGAAGAAGCTCCAATGCTTAAATGTAATGATCCTATTGATAGATTAGAGGATTCTTTAAATGAAATTATTCCTGAAAACCCAAATCAACCTTATGATATTGTTGATGTAATATCAACACTTGCTGATAATAGCGAATTCACTGAAGTTCACAGAAATTATGCAAGAAATATTTGTGTAGGTTTTGCAAGATTTAATGGTCGTCCTGTCGGTATTGTTGCCAATCAACCAAAATATTATGCTGGTGTTTTAGATATTGATGCTTCAAGAAAAGCTGCAAGATTTGTTCGTTTTTGTGATGCTTTCAATATTCCAATTGTAACACTTGTTGATGTACCAGGTTTTTTACCAGGAACAGGTCAAGAATATGGTGGAATTATTTTACACGGAGCAAAACTATTATTTGCTTATGGTGAAGCTACAGTGCCAAAAGTAACGATTACTTTACGTAAATCTTATGGTGGTGCTCACGATGTAATGAGCTGTAAACAATTAAGAGGTGATGTAAATTATGCATGGCCAACTGCAGAAATTGCAGTAATGGGAGCTAAAGGTGCTGTTGAAGTTTTAGAAGGATCTAATATTAGAAAAATTGAAGATGCTACTGAAAAACAAGATTATATTCAGAAAAAAGAGGATGAGTACACTCAAAAATTTGCAAATCCTTATCAAGCAGCAAAATATGGGTTTATTGATGATGTAATTGAGCCAAGAAATACACGTTTCAGAATTATTAGAGCGCTAGAGTTACTTCAAAATAAAAAAGATGTAAATCCTCCAAAAAAACACTCAAATATTCCATTATAATGATATATCTAACTGCAAATCCAGACATAATAAGTGAAGGTTATGTTATTTTAATTACTGGATTACTAATTGTTTTTAGTGCTTTAGTAACACTCGCACTTTTCTTTAATTATGGATTACCTGTAATGCTTTATGTATATAAAGTAATTACAAAAAGAAAAGATAAAAAAGTTAGCGAAATTAAAGTAAAAAGAGATAGTGATTTTACGGGAGAAATTGCTGCGGCAATTGGTGCTACAGTTCATATGTATATGAGTGAACAACATGACCACGAAAGCGCAATTTTAACCATTAAACAAGTTAAAAAAGCATATTCACCTTGGAGCTCTAAAATTTACGGAATTCAAAATAGATTATAACAAATGAAAAGCTATAAATTTAAAGTAAACGATAACGGATATACTGTTAATATAAAATCACATGAAGGCAATATTATTAACTTAGAGGTTAATGGTACTTCATATGAGGTGAAAATGAAGGAGGATATTAAAAAAACAAAAACACCTACTTTAGTTCGTGCTGCATCAAAAAGACCTGCAGAACCTTTAAAAGTAAATCCTAAATCTCAAAAAACAAAAATTGTTGCTCCAATTCCTGGTGTTGTATTATCTATTGATGTAAAGGTTGGTGATACACTTAAAGTTGGTGATAGAATGCTTGTTTTAGAGGCTATGAAAATGGAAAACAACATTGTTTGTGAAAAAGCAGGTACAATTACTGCTATAAATATTGTTGTTGGACAACAAGTATTACAAGACGAATTAATGATAGAATTAGAATAAAATCATAAACATGAAAAAAGTAATTTTAATATTTTGTGTTTTATCATTATTAATATTTATTAGACCAATATTAGCATTTGACACAAATACTGATTCCATAGACAACAGTACAGTAACTACTATACAAGTTGATAATGCTCCACAGGAAAGTGTGAGTGTTTTTGCAGGCGCATTTAAAGGAATATCAAAATTTTATAGTTATACTGGTTTTGCAAATGCAACTTCAGGAAACTTAATAATGATTATAATCGGAATTGTATTCATTTATTTAGGAATTAAATATGATTATGAACCCTTACTACTAATCCCAATTGGTACAGGTGTTATATTAGGTAATATTCCTTTTGTAGCCGGAAATCAAACGGGTATTTATGAAACAGGATCTGTATTAAACTATCTTTATTTT
The window above is part of the Polaribacter sp. SA4-12 genome. Proteins encoded here:
- the mce gene encoding methylmalonyl-CoA epimerase, with protein sequence MNISHIEHLGIAVENLDESIKYYEEVLGLKCYSVEEVADQKVKTAFFMVGGTKIELLESTSPDGPIGKFIEKKGQGIHHIAFAVDNATEALKTAEERGVRLVDKVSRKGAEGLDIGFLHPKSTLGVLTELCSKEK
- a CDS encoding DMT family transporter, which codes for MWMYLGLLAALFLGLHNLCKKHAVQGNEVFPVLFGTISAGFLLLLPFYLGSVFYPEYMQKIGFYVTDISWGTHGFIIIKSMIMASSWVLAYQALKHLPITIVTPIRSAGPFFTFIGAIFIYHEKPNFYQWIGFFLIILSVLLYSRIGKKEGIIFKKNKWIFAIIGATFLGASSGLYDKFLIQSLILNPQTLQFWFCFYTVLILLIILSITWFPYSVKRKAFKFRWSIPVVGILLQTADYFYFKALQDPDALIMLLSAIKRSQILIAVVVGGLIFKEQNKRKKLVPLVGILLGVFLILYS
- a CDS encoding biotin/lipoyl-containing protein; protein product: MKSYKFKVNDNGYTVNIKSHEGNIINLEVNGTSYEVKMKEDIKKTKTPTLVRAASKRPAEPLKVNPKSQKTKIVAPIPGVVLSIDVKVGDTLKVGDRMLVLEAMKMENNIVCEKAGTITAINIVVGQQVLQDELMIELE
- a CDS encoding TetR/AcrR family transcriptional regulator — translated: MKLAKSIIKRQALVDATIQLVNEDGFHNSPMSKIAKMAGVSPATIYLYFENKQDLINKVFIEVKEIFTRYIFETYEEEMTVEGGFELIWRRISFFKLDQCKEAMFLMHCDFNPIIDKKIRKEGITHLQPLLDLWQRGKEEGIIKPISNYLLFAYAINPISTLLIMQQQGIYTIQTSDINEAYNAAWDAIKLSK
- a CDS encoding OadG family protein, with product MIYLTANPDIISEGYVILITGLLIVFSALVTLALFFNYGLPVMLYVYKVITKRKDKKVSEIKVKRDSDFTGEIAAAIGATVHMYMSEQHDHESAILTIKQVKKAYSPWSSKIYGIQNRL
- a CDS encoding acyl-CoA carboxylase subunit beta, with translation MANQDKINELIEKRAQAKLGGGEKRIDSQHAKGKLTARERIDILLDEDSFEEFDMFVTHRTKSFGLDKQIYLSDGVVTGHGTIDGRIVYLFAQDFTVFGGSLSETYALKICKVMDMAMKIGVPLIGLNDSGGARIQEGVRSLAGYAEIFQRNIMASGVIPQISSILGPCAGGAVYSPALTDFTIMTENTSYMFVTGPKVVKTVTGEVVTAEQLGGAKIHSTRSGVSHFLAKDDEENLLLVRKLLSYLPSNNLEEAPMLKCNDPIDRLEDSLNEIIPENPNQPYDIVDVISTLADNSEFTEVHRNYARNICVGFARFNGRPVGIVANQPKYYAGVLDIDASRKAARFVRFCDAFNIPIVTLVDVPGFLPGTGQEYGGIILHGAKLLFAYGEATVPKVTITLRKSYGGAHDVMSCKQLRGDVNYAWPTAEIAVMGAKGAVEVLEGSNIRKIEDATEKQDYIQKKEDEYTQKFANPYQAAKYGFIDDVIEPRNTRFRIIRALELLQNKKDVNPPKKHSNIPL